tgtgtgtgtgtgtgtgtgtagatatatatagatagatagaataTCACTACACTATTACATTTTGTTTTATCTTCActttgaggcttcttcactaaatatatttaagatacagttagataggtttttacatcgtaggggaattaagggttttggggaaaaggcaggtagatggagctgagtttacggacagatcagccatgatcttattgaatggtggggcaggctcgatgggccggatggcctactcctgctcctattttttatgttcactgtatctcaatacatgtGTCACTATTAAATCAATCACCAATTATCTATGTCTCATATTCTGGGTTATTTTTGAGCTCTGTTGCAAAATATTTAAATTTACAGCTACTCTACAAGACATGCAAGTTCCACAAAATATCCTCATCTTATATTCCGTTTAGTAGAGACCATCCAAGAAATCATGGAGCGGCGGAGTCGTACTGCGAGGCATCAGGACCTTTGGCTCAAATTGTCCATGCCAGTTGAAATTTTCATCTAAGCTAGTCCtatctgcctgcatttggtccaCATTTtgctaaacctttcttatccaagTACCTTTTCAATGTAGCTGCTTcaactatttctggcagctcgttGCAAAAGCAGAAGACTCTCTGGCTGTGAAGTGTCCCTAGTGAATCCTTTCCCTCttaccttaaacttatgccctctagttcttgattccccattcAAGGTGCACCACTTTGTCTGTGCCGCTCATAATTTTACACGTCTCTATAGGATCCCCTCTAGTTCGTCTATGCTCCAATGTAAAAAGTCTCATTACAGTACATGCCTGCAGGGTTATTATAACTATTATTTAGTAATTCCAAGAATTATATATGCTATAATAACTAtatatatagtaatttatagtatattttatgtacaggtgtcccccgttttacgaatgttcgctttacaccactttgcttttacaaaagaccgaCATTAATAACCTGTTTtctcattacaaagaggattttcgcttttacaaaattTTTTCCTATATAAAtcaatggttcttcgctttacgccatttcggcttaagaaaggtttcataggaacactgcCTTTGTAAAAGGGGGGACGcctgcattgcattgtactgctgccactaagcaaCAAATTTGACAAtgtgtcagtgattctgattctgattctcaatttTCCTTACCTCTGAGAGGGATTCGTTAAAAGTGTTGCGATATACTGCTCTGGTATAAACATAAACTGGGAGAGCGCGTTCCTTGGAAAGAGCAGCGACCCTCATGGCTTCCTGCACTTGATTGCGCACGAGCAGCTTTGCCTTGTAGGAAGACTGGAAAACTTTGGGCAGGTAGATACTAGGAAAAAGTGCTGTGCTCTCTTGCCAGAGCCAGAGGAGTTTTTTGTTGTGTGTTACTGCCCGCTGGGGGCACTTCCCCATGTACGTTCTATTCCTGTCCTTGTGCCAGCTGTTATAACAATTGGGGAACAGGTAATAACCCCAGAGTTGATTGGGTCTTAATTTCTTGCCGAGCTGCAGAGACTTGATCAGGAATGTTTTTGCAGCCTCCTCGAATTCAGCCTTGGCAATTTTTGTTGCATTTTCCCGCGTTAGGGATAAATCCCTCTGTTGCACCAGCTCAATGGATTGATGCTGGTAGATGGACATATGCTTCCAGTTTCTATTCCAGAGGGGTCTCCAGTTCTCCCAGTCAATAACAGCTAGACCCTTGGATATGGTGGATGGGATTAGCATCCGAATATCCTGCTCAGATTTTTTCAAATGCTCAGCCATGTTAGCTCGCTGTGGAATCCCACCATTGAACTCCTGACCGGTTAGCTCATTGTAGTGAGGGTAGCGTCCGAGCATCTGATTGAAGAATATCCGGATGTCCTGCTGAAGCGGGCTGCTCCGTGTGGTCGATGTCATTGGAAATGACGTTAGGTTGAACGTGATTCCGAATTTGTTTGTGCATAGCTCAGATGGCGCATTCCATATCGCAAGGAATGGGAAACCCTGCCTTAAGGGAGGT
The genomic region above belongs to Hemitrygon akajei chromosome 27, sHemAka1.3, whole genome shotgun sequence and contains:
- the LOC140717315 gene encoding hyaluronidase PH-20-like, translated to MDVFNRLGSSSVKILVILWHLTLLPGSSSRSHLKTTPPLRQGFPFLAIWNAPSELCTNKFGITFNLTSFPMTSTTRSSPLQQDIRIFFNQMLGRYPHYNELTGQEFNGGIPQRANMAEHLKKSEQDIRMLIPSTISKGLAVIDWENWRPLWNRNWKHMSIYQHQSIELVQQRDLSLTRENATKIAKAEFEEAAKTFLIKSLQLGKKLRPNQLWGYYLFPNCYNSWHKDRNRTYMGKCPQRAVTHNKKLLWLWQESTALFPSIYLPKVFQSSYKAKLLVRNQVQEAMRVAALSKERALPVYVYTRAVYRNTFNESLSEADLVSTIGESAALGAAGIVVWESSNTTTKKHTCNMLQSYVENILNHYVLNVTHAARLCSKELCGSNGRCLRKHWDSDSYLHLNPSNFEIHRKANGGLVARGQASVEDLRYLSEKFTCQCYVGRACNF